The following are encoded together in the Pseudoalteromonas piscicida genome:
- a CDS encoding NAD(P)-binding protein: MMANSQAVVVGGGICGLVAALLLKQRFTNVVLIEQAETVGGLFCSVKDSSGAAYDMGSHIPNATGIEELDKILFSDADSGCWNKISRLRSGNYFGGSWDLNSPFPDATKLPKETYLRGCGELINCTELPDTDLIYDYCVDSLGIVFTESIVLPILEKLYGKDAPLKELTMAAGLFGFTRILALPADVTANLKQLPAFDAKLGYQRESDFQKRKAQDNLSEVTYYYPTTGEGIGYWVTQLQQQVEQAGVEIITSERVTQIVHHNSKVTNLVLANTERVLKCDFLFWSAPPFIALSAMGLTPSRGQVTLRTALIFHLNFDCPLLDRDSHYLWVWDPDSAIFRLTLYPNLIGRSTHHHISAEILCSPDEVSSFTQAEVIEQLKEMGIVDPEAKLVSGHIQVINNTFPVPTTEFQAVNQQNYETLTNCVDNVVVSGRFSGKCWRQAEVLIEAYESIMRVADAS; encoded by the coding sequence ATGATGGCAAATAGTCAAGCGGTAGTCGTTGGGGGAGGTATATGTGGTCTGGTCGCAGCTTTACTGTTAAAGCAACGCTTTACCAATGTGGTACTGATTGAACAGGCAGAAACCGTTGGTGGTTTGTTTTGTTCCGTGAAAGATAGCTCTGGTGCTGCTTACGATATGGGTTCGCATATACCTAATGCTACTGGAATAGAAGAGCTTGATAAGATTTTGTTTTCGGATGCCGATAGTGGCTGTTGGAATAAAATATCTAGACTACGCTCAGGAAATTACTTCGGCGGTAGTTGGGATTTGAACAGTCCATTTCCAGATGCGACTAAGTTACCAAAAGAGACTTACTTACGTGGCTGCGGTGAACTGATCAATTGTACAGAACTACCGGATACTGACCTGATTTACGATTATTGTGTAGACTCCTTGGGTATTGTTTTTACTGAAAGTATTGTGCTGCCTATTTTAGAAAAGCTCTATGGTAAGGATGCGCCACTGAAGGAGTTAACAATGGCGGCAGGGCTGTTTGGATTCACACGCATTCTCGCATTACCTGCAGATGTGACTGCGAACCTCAAGCAGTTACCAGCATTTGATGCTAAGCTTGGATACCAGCGTGAATCTGACTTTCAAAAACGTAAGGCGCAAGATAACCTCAGTGAGGTAACCTATTACTATCCAACCACGGGGGAGGGGATTGGTTACTGGGTAACGCAACTGCAACAGCAGGTTGAACAAGCAGGAGTAGAAATCATTACTTCAGAGCGAGTTACACAAATAGTGCATCACAACAGTAAGGTTACCAACTTGGTGTTGGCTAATACTGAACGAGTGTTAAAGTGTGACTTTTTATTCTGGAGTGCTCCACCTTTCATTGCCTTGAGTGCAATGGGGCTGACGCCTTCCAGAGGCCAAGTTACCTTGCGAACTGCACTGATTTTTCATCTAAATTTTGACTGTCCTTTACTAGATAGAGACTCCCATTATCTTTGGGTTTGGGATCCAGACAGCGCTATTTTTCGTTTGACGTTATATCCAAATTTAATTGGTCGAAGCACACATCATCACATATCCGCGGAGATTTTGTGCAGTCCTGATGAAGTAAGCTCCTTTACACAAGCAGAGGTTATCGAGCAACTCAAGGAGATGGGGATTGTCGATCCAGAAGCGAAGCTTGTAAGCGGTCATATTCAAGTGATCAATAACACTTTTCCAGTTCCAACAACAGAGTTTCAGGCCGTTAATCAGCAGAATTACGAGACATTAACAAACTGCGTCGACAACGTCGTTGTCTCGGGTCGTTTCAGTGGAAAATGCTGGCGTCAGGCTGAGGTATTGATTGAGGCTTATGAGTCAATTATGCGGGTAGCCGACGCGAGTTAA
- a CDS encoding DUF4910 domain-containing protein: MHYEESEQFYSDLYDELFPILRSITGPGLRQSYDIFGRYMPLERLSIPTGTALFDWQVPQEWQCDEAYLVGPDGERIADIKRLNLEVVNYSEPVDKILTLEELQPHLYSLPELPEAVPYVTSYYKKRWGFCLSQTRRDELKAGQYRAVIKSKFVDGHLDIEHTLLAGQSKQEVLLSSYLCHPSMANNELSGPLVLLGLYHRIKQWPKRRYSYRFALHPETIGSLGMLHVMQNHFRQNLVSGLVLNCLGGSPRELVFKHSRNDNGLLDKLLYHLSEEGYGHSNIPFTPLSGSDERQYNAPGFQFPVCCVSRSFHTGYKEYHTSLDDKEYMGIKPLLDSIDKLEKIFLAFEQSARFENTHPYGEPNLGSRDLYPTLSFFSEERTRQLDELNHIKMLLCYSDGEHDTIDIARKYNQPVTEFANAINKLEGHALLKMLSPNREES, from the coding sequence GTGCACTACGAAGAAAGTGAGCAATTTTACAGTGACCTTTATGACGAGTTGTTTCCAATCTTAAGGTCTATCACAGGGCCTGGGCTCAGACAAAGTTACGACATCTTTGGACGATATATGCCATTGGAGCGACTATCTATTCCAACTGGCACTGCTTTATTTGACTGGCAGGTCCCTCAGGAGTGGCAATGTGATGAGGCTTACTTGGTGGGCCCTGACGGCGAACGTATTGCTGACATAAAACGGCTTAACCTTGAAGTTGTTAATTATTCTGAGCCAGTAGATAAGATCTTAACGCTAGAAGAACTCCAGCCTCACCTGTATAGCCTACCTGAATTACCAGAAGCAGTTCCCTATGTTACGAGTTACTATAAAAAGCGTTGGGGATTTTGCCTGAGCCAAACACGTAGAGATGAACTAAAGGCTGGTCAGTATCGAGCTGTAATTAAAAGTAAATTTGTGGACGGCCATTTAGATATCGAGCACACGCTGCTTGCAGGGCAATCTAAACAGGAAGTGCTACTTAGTTCTTATTTATGCCACCCCTCTATGGCGAACAATGAGCTTAGTGGTCCTCTGGTGTTGCTTGGGCTTTATCATCGAATAAAACAGTGGCCAAAGCGCCGCTACTCATACCGTTTTGCGCTTCACCCCGAGACCATTGGAAGTTTGGGGATGTTACATGTAATGCAAAATCATTTCCGCCAAAACTTAGTTTCAGGGCTTGTACTGAATTGCTTGGGCGGAAGTCCACGGGAGCTAGTGTTTAAGCACAGTCGAAATGATAACGGTTTACTAGATAAGCTGCTTTATCATCTTAGCGAAGAAGGATATGGCCATAGCAATATTCCGTTCACACCACTGAGTGGCTCTGATGAGCGTCAGTATAATGCCCCTGGGTTTCAGTTCCCCGTATGTTGTGTAAGCCGCAGTTTTCACACGGGCTATAAGGAATACCACACATCATTAGATGACAAAGAATATATGGGGATCAAGCCGTTATTAGATAGCATAGACAAACTGGAAAAGATTTTCCTAGCCTTTGAGCAAAGTGCGCGGTTTGAAAACACGCATCCTTATGGTGAGCCCAATTTGGGTAGTCGTGATTTATACCCGACTCTCAGCTTTTTTAGTGAAGAGCGAACCCGCCAACTGGATGAACTAAATCATATCAAGATGCTACTTTGCTACAGCGACGGGGAACATGACACGATAGATATTGCACGTAAGTACAATCAACCGGTTACGGAGTTTGCAAATGCAATCAATAAACTTGAGGGACATGCGCTGCTAAAAATGTTATCTCCTAATAGGGAGGAGTCATGA
- a CDS encoding 6-hydroxymethylpterin diphosphokinase MptE-like protein, protein MNKDPLSQQLESLSEQLSDTAAHQAKEAKFAEEANERFNQNVKSFEKYFPSIAQTIKEYHVREDFCLHVTASGHGNFIPKGCTAPIYSQSPIEQTQTQVEKQLSKPVLSLTDYTGYGQNQEDDRLHVRYMTELTNLMVDIRNQGEEKLTHLPEHFPTAIIFGIGLGYHIPLLFERTQFDYTFLIEPDFEQFFASLFCTDWYQIISDIDEQGGCLFFHLGVDHSTFIRDIEKIAEDVGAFALVRSFCYQHTPDARLNVLIQQWAKDYFRFQFGHGFYNDAVTGLAHSIHHVRNKAAWLTKASTNLNKDTPVFIIGNGPSLDEAEDFIKRNHKKAIVIAAGTSIATLYRKGIPVDFHVLVERPYSNYKIFGDIVPPEVYQNTNLIGLSTLYPDTNKRYKWAGIAAKGSEAGTSMMDIIALRYMSQTLPKIPYSNPVVANTALSFALYLGFRNVYLFGVDNGKDPRGAHHSKDSIYRPSNDDDESLGLGHLEIQGHTLDGNLGGIVVSNDLFMIAHAQLEKLLNYYDVNTCLNIGSGAKIEKALPVKADDLLDIEADYDITETVELIKSDCFNVFNLDDVSDEFIALDSLNELVLHICEIASEPVKSRQEAADQLRRQSRYLFAYRDSILGHLFHLVKGSLLYYHCPMITLLYTYEDETFCLAQYERLNQLWMSYIKEIYTHFCDHYTEKCDLGKEL, encoded by the coding sequence ATGAACAAAGACCCCTTATCACAACAATTAGAGTCTCTGAGTGAGCAACTTTCGGATACCGCTGCTCATCAGGCTAAAGAAGCCAAGTTTGCTGAAGAAGCTAACGAACGTTTTAATCAAAATGTAAAAAGTTTCGAAAAATATTTCCCCAGTATTGCACAGACCATCAAGGAGTATCATGTTCGTGAAGACTTTTGTCTGCACGTGACTGCATCAGGGCATGGTAACTTTATTCCAAAGGGCTGCACAGCGCCTATTTATTCTCAGTCACCGATAGAACAAACTCAAACTCAAGTTGAAAAGCAGCTCAGTAAACCTGTACTAAGCCTTACTGATTATACCGGCTACGGTCAAAATCAAGAAGATGATCGCCTACATGTCCGTTATATGACCGAACTGACTAACTTGATGGTTGATATTCGAAACCAAGGCGAAGAAAAATTAACTCATTTACCTGAACATTTCCCAACAGCAATTATTTTTGGTATTGGTTTGGGGTATCACATCCCATTATTGTTTGAACGGACTCAGTTTGATTATACTTTCCTAATTGAGCCCGACTTTGAACAGTTTTTTGCGAGCCTATTTTGTACCGACTGGTACCAGATTATTTCAGATATTGACGAGCAGGGTGGATGCTTATTTTTTCACTTGGGCGTTGACCATAGTACGTTTATCCGAGACATTGAAAAAATAGCTGAAGATGTTGGCGCATTTGCTCTAGTTAGAAGCTTTTGTTATCAGCACACACCAGATGCACGATTGAATGTGCTTATTCAACAATGGGCGAAGGATTATTTCCGCTTTCAATTTGGGCACGGATTTTATAATGACGCCGTGACAGGGTTAGCACACAGCATTCATCATGTTAGAAACAAAGCGGCATGGCTTACCAAGGCGAGCACAAACTTAAATAAAGACACACCTGTTTTCATTATAGGCAATGGCCCTTCATTAGATGAAGCTGAAGATTTTATTAAGCGCAATCACAAAAAAGCAATTGTAATTGCTGCAGGCACTTCGATCGCCACTTTGTACAGGAAGGGGATCCCAGTTGATTTCCACGTTTTAGTAGAAAGGCCATATTCAAATTACAAAATCTTTGGTGATATTGTTCCACCAGAGGTTTATCAAAATACCAATCTAATCGGGTTAAGCACCTTATACCCAGATACAAATAAAAGATACAAATGGGCTGGCATCGCTGCAAAAGGCTCTGAGGCTGGTACTTCGATGATGGACATTATCGCATTGCGTTATATGTCACAGACTTTGCCAAAAATCCCGTATAGTAATCCAGTTGTTGCAAATACCGCTTTATCATTTGCCTTGTATTTAGGGTTTAGAAATGTGTACCTATTTGGCGTTGATAATGGAAAAGACCCAAGAGGCGCTCATCACAGTAAAGACAGTATTTACAGGCCTAGTAATGACGATGATGAATCGTTGGGGTTGGGCCACTTAGAGATACAAGGCCACACTTTAGACGGTAATCTCGGTGGCATCGTTGTATCAAACGATCTATTTATGATCGCTCATGCCCAACTAGAAAAGCTGCTTAATTATTATGACGTCAATACATGTTTAAATATCGGGAGCGGCGCTAAAATTGAAAAGGCTCTACCAGTAAAAGCAGATGACTTACTCGATATTGAAGCAGATTATGATATTACTGAAACTGTAGAATTAATTAAGTCTGATTGCTTTAACGTATTTAATCTTGATGATGTAAGTGACGAATTTATTGCACTAGATAGCCTTAATGAACTTGTTTTGCATATTTGTGAGATAGCGTCAGAACCCGTGAAGTCTAGGCAAGAAGCAGCGGATCAGCTAAGACGTCAATCACGCTATTTGTTTGCATATCGAGACTCTATTCTGGGACACCTATTTCACTTGGTAAAAGGGTCGCTACTGTATTATCACTGTCCGATGATAACCTTACTTTATACATACGAAGATGAAACTTTTTGTTTAGCACAATATGAAAGGCTGAATCAGCTTTGGATGAGTTATATCAAGGAAATTTATACTCATTTTTGTGATCATTACACTGAAAAATGTGATCTAGGAAAGGAGTTGTAG
- the fliS gene encoding flagellar export chaperone FliS — protein sequence MYNARVKNYQREALKTRVAGADRYEIIQMLMAGAVEKMVLAKVSIEKRHLEAKAEHISKASAIIEALRGSLDFEVGGEVTENLYALYSYMLDRLLDASMQNDPAIIDEVSNLLKEIKSAWDAIPIDVRKQTLDANGADANVG from the coding sequence ATGTATAACGCCCGAGTCAAAAATTACCAAAGAGAAGCATTGAAAACGAGAGTTGCAGGTGCAGACCGCTATGAAATAATTCAAATGTTGATGGCTGGTGCCGTTGAAAAAATGGTACTTGCAAAGGTATCTATTGAAAAGCGTCACCTCGAAGCCAAAGCAGAACATATTTCTAAGGCTTCAGCCATCATTGAAGCACTTCGTGGAAGCTTAGACTTTGAAGTTGGTGGCGAGGTAACAGAGAATCTGTATGCCCTCTATTCATACATGTTAGACAGGTTGTTAGATGCTAGCATGCAAAATGATCCTGCTATAATTGATGAAGTATCGAATTTGCTGAAGGAAATCAAGTCTGCTTGGGACGCGATTCCAATTGATGTACGTAAGCAGACACTGGATGCTAACGGCGCGGATGCTAATGTCGGCTGA
- the fliD gene encoding flagellar filament capping protein FliD, producing MPLITSAGIGSGLDLESIIKATIDAENVPKLQAFAKKEDSLKVELSAVGELKSAISKLKDTMAKLADPENFGKRVANITQPSGGDIISVTPTSDISVGNFKVAVKQLAEGSRIISADDAFASTDAVVSASGGTLSFGAGPDKSFDLDVTAGMTLAELRDAINSSESNFGVTANIVNTGNVGSKLVLTSNVTGDNNDLTITSDTAELDAISTTASGGGAAGMTTVQAAQNAIITVDGLEVTSDSNTFKDAVQDMTIRALEVSEGNDTDGYATAKLNIDYDRESISKMIDEFIANYNNLIGTIGLHTRVGRPLNGDSSMRTLSDQMISTLSSELTDAGPFGSIFDIGLGVKKDGYLEKSSLVRSLNEAMDDNYDDIGKAFAGDNGVAKQLEELLGNYVDSKGILKQRETSLNSQLDDLEDDVLNHEYRMKSMEEGLRQKYAGLDVLIAQMQQTQSYLGAQLANLPGFTKSK from the coding sequence ATGCCATTAATTACATCAGCGGGTATAGGCTCGGGGCTTGACTTAGAAAGCATCATTAAAGCGACAATTGATGCTGAAAATGTTCCTAAGTTACAAGCATTTGCCAAAAAAGAAGACTCTTTAAAAGTGGAGTTATCTGCGGTTGGTGAGTTAAAGTCAGCAATCTCTAAACTCAAAGATACGATGGCGAAGCTTGCAGATCCTGAGAACTTTGGTAAGCGAGTAGCAAACATTACCCAACCTAGTGGCGGAGATATAATCAGCGTTACTCCAACATCAGATATATCCGTAGGAAACTTTAAAGTTGCCGTCAAACAATTGGCAGAGGGTAGCCGAATTATTTCAGCAGACGACGCATTTGCATCGACTGATGCGGTCGTAAGTGCATCCGGAGGGACACTTTCGTTTGGAGCTGGGCCAGATAAGTCATTTGATTTAGATGTTACAGCGGGAATGACGCTTGCTGAGCTTAGAGACGCAATAAATTCTTCCGAATCTAATTTCGGGGTAACCGCGAATATCGTGAATACAGGTAATGTTGGTTCTAAGCTCGTACTTACTTCTAATGTCACTGGCGACAATAACGACTTAACGATAACTTCGGATACTGCAGAGCTTGATGCAATAAGCACAACTGCATCTGGTGGTGGTGCTGCTGGAATGACAACAGTTCAAGCCGCGCAGAACGCAATCATTACTGTCGATGGCCTAGAAGTGACGAGTGATAGCAACACATTCAAGGATGCGGTGCAAGACATGACGATTAGAGCCCTTGAAGTTAGTGAAGGTAACGATACTGATGGTTATGCGACAGCTAAATTAAATATTGATTACGATCGTGAATCTATTAGCAAAATGATTGACGAGTTTATTGCAAATTATAATAATTTGATTGGCACTATTGGTCTTCACACTCGAGTTGGTAGACCGTTAAACGGTGACTCCTCAATGAGGACATTGAGCGACCAGATGATATCGACTCTATCGTCAGAGCTTACAGACGCAGGTCCATTTGGTTCCATTTTTGATATTGGCCTAGGCGTTAAAAAAGATGGATATCTTGAAAAATCTTCACTGGTAAGAAGTCTTAATGAAGCTATGGACGATAACTACGATGATATTGGCAAGGCTTTTGCAGGTGATAACGGTGTAGCTAAACAACTTGAAGAGTTGCTAGGTAATTACGTCGATTCTAAAGGCATATTGAAGCAACGTGAGACGAGCTTAAATAGCCAGTTAGATGATTTAGAAGATGACGTCCTGAATCATGAATATCGAATGAAATCGATGGAAGAAGGGTTACGTCAAAAATATGCTGGTCTAGACGTGTTGATTGCTCAAATGCAACAAACACAGTCCTATTTAGGTGCTCAATTAGCAAATTTACCTGGCTTCACTAAATCTAAGTAA
- a CDS encoding flagellar protein FlaG → MKEVQASTPNGFVNHTKPEELIRTASSAETTRAVESATKTESSTKQSEEQGSEKPDLVEEIKSNLEKLNQFIPVTATNLSFEFDERGDPPVVKVIDTNNDEVIREIPSEEFREMAKALEEFADKVSSRGLLFDKTA, encoded by the coding sequence GTGAAAGAAGTTCAAGCGTCTACACCAAATGGATTCGTCAATCATACAAAACCAGAAGAATTAATTAGGACGGCATCTTCTGCTGAGACGACTCGTGCAGTTGAATCGGCTACCAAAACAGAATCTAGTACGAAGCAAAGCGAGGAACAAGGTTCTGAAAAGCCTGACTTGGTGGAAGAAATTAAAAGCAACTTAGAAAAGCTGAATCAGTTTATTCCTGTTACAGCAACTAATTTGTCTTTCGAATTTGACGAACGTGGAGATCCCCCTGTTGTAAAGGTGATCGATACGAACAATGACGAAGTAATACGGGAAATTCCTTCCGAGGAGTTTCGGGAAATGGCTAAAGCTCTCGAAGAGTTTGCCGATAAGGTGTCAAGTAGAGGATTGCTGTTTGATAAAACAGCTTAA
- a CDS encoding flagellin yields the protein MALYVNTNVSSLNAQRQLNKSSGALDTSFQRLSSGLRINSAKDDAAGMQITNRLNGQINGLNQGMRNANDGISLAQTAEGALDETTQMFQRIRTLAQQASNGSNTDEDRLALQEEIRSLAEEVNRVAADTTFGGQNLLDGSYDANFQVGADAVQTIGFSMQNVAGTANDLQADGGFTLSGIAGIASGVTGVALSATTGTISTTIGTEADAKVFSDVFTAAGISVSSQANAQAVLAGMDNLIAVVDKKRAELGAVQNRFQSTIRNQSNVAENLTAARSRIQDTDFAQETANLTKMQILQQASSSILSQANQRPQVALSLLG from the coding sequence ATGGCTTTATATGTAAATACCAATGTGAGTTCATTGAACGCACAACGGCAACTAAATAAATCCTCAGGTGCGTTAGATACTTCCTTTCAACGCTTGTCGTCAGGTTTGCGCATTAACAGCGCAAAAGATGATGCTGCAGGTATGCAAATCACAAACCGTCTAAATGGTCAGATCAATGGTCTGAATCAAGGTATGAGAAACGCCAACGACGGCATTTCATTAGCGCAAACAGCCGAAGGTGCACTGGATGAAACTACTCAGATGTTCCAGCGCATTAGAACGCTTGCTCAGCAGGCTTCGAACGGTTCGAACACGGATGAAGATAGGCTTGCACTACAAGAGGAAATTCGTTCATTAGCTGAAGAAGTAAACCGTGTCGCTGCGGATACTACATTCGGTGGTCAAAACTTGCTTGATGGCAGTTATGATGCGAACTTCCAAGTCGGTGCTGATGCAGTTCAAACCATCGGCTTTAGTATGCAAAACGTGGCAGGTACTGCAAACGATTTGCAAGCGGATGGTGGCTTCACACTGTCTGGTATTGCAGGCATCGCAAGTGGTGTAACTGGTGTGGCACTCAGTGCAACTACAGGTACGATTAGTACCACGATTGGTACCGAAGCAGATGCGAAAGTTTTCTCAGATGTATTCACAGCAGCTGGTATTTCTGTATCTTCGCAAGCGAATGCTCAGGCTGTATTAGCTGGTATGGATAACTTGATTGCGGTAGTTGATAAGAAACGTGCAGAGCTGGGTGCGGTTCAAAACCGATTCCAGTCAACTATTCGTAACCAATCGAATGTTGCTGAAAACTTAACAGCTGCACGTTCTCGGATCCAAGATACAGACTTCGCGCAAGAGACTGCAAACTTGACTAAGATGCAGATTTTGCAACAAGCAAGTAGTTCTATCTTGAGCCAAGCGAATCAAAGACCGCAAGTAGCTTTATCGCTACTAGGTTAA
- a CDS encoding flagellin, with amino-acid sequence MALYVNTNVSAINAQRQLTNSGNELDTSFKRLSSGMRINSAADDAAGLQISDRLQSQILGLTQGNRNANDGISLAQTAEGAMDEITSMFQRIRTLSQQAANGSNTDEDRLAIQEEIRQLASEVNRVASDTTFGGQNLLDGSYAANFQVGGDAVQTIGFSMQYVGATANSLADNGGFTLSGIAGVASGVSGAALSATTATISTNIGTEADAKVFSNVFTAGGISVSSQANAQAVMAGMDALIAVVDKKRAELGAVQNRFQSTIRNQANISENLSAAKSRIKDADFALETAKLTKNQILQQASQTILGQANQRPQAALSLLQG; translated from the coding sequence ATGGCTTTATATGTAAATACAAATGTTAGTGCTATTAATGCACAGAGACAGCTAACTAACTCGGGCAATGAACTAGATACATCTTTCAAACGTCTGTCATCTGGTATGCGTATTAATAGTGCTGCTGACGATGCGGCCGGGTTACAAATCTCCGATCGATTACAATCTCAAATTTTAGGTTTAACCCAAGGAAACCGAAACGCCAATGATGGAATTTCATTGGCTCAGACCGCTGAAGGGGCAATGGATGAAATCACTTCTATGTTCCAACGTATCCGTACCCTATCTCAACAGGCAGCGAATGGTTCTAACACTGATGAAGATCGCTTAGCCATTCAAGAAGAAATTAGACAGTTAGCCTCTGAGGTTAATAGGGTAGCGTCTGATACCACTTTTGGTGGACAGAACTTACTTGACGGTTCTTATGCTGCTAATTTCCAAGTTGGTGGTGATGCAGTTCAAACTATTGGATTTAGCATGCAATATGTCGGTGCGACAGCAAATAGTTTGGCTGACAATGGTGGCTTTACACTTTCTGGGATCGCAGGTGTAGCGAGCGGTGTTTCTGGGGCAGCATTAAGTGCAACAACTGCTACGATTAGTACAAATATTGGTACTGAGGCTGATGCCAAAGTGTTCTCAAATGTTTTTACAGCAGGAGGGATCTCGGTTTCTTCACAGGCCAATGCACAAGCCGTTATGGCAGGTATGGATGCGCTGATTGCGGTAGTTGATAAAAAGCGTGCAGAGTTAGGTGCTGTACAAAACAGATTCCAGTCAACAATACGTAACCAAGCCAATATTTCTGAAAACTTGTCGGCAGCAAAATCGCGAATTAAAGATGCTGACTTTGCACTAGAAACAGCGAAATTAACTAAAAATCAGATATTACAACAAGCAAGTCAGACGATTCTCGGCCAGGCAAATCAGCGTCCACAAGCGGCACTGAGCCTACTTCAGGGCTAG
- a CDS encoding flagellin, producing MALYVNTNVSSLNAQRQLMQSGNALDTSFKRLSSGFRINSAADDAAGLQISDRLSSQINGLNQGNRNANDGISLAQTAEGAMDEVTSMFQRIRTLAQQASNGSNTDEDRLAIQEEIRSLSEEVNRVAADTTFGGQNLLDGSYSANFQVGADAVQTIGFSMQNVAGTANDMQANGGFTLSGIAGIASGVTGVALSATTGTISTNIGTEADAKVFSDVFTAGGISVSSQANAQAVLAGMDNLIAVVDKKRAELGAVQNRFQSTIRNQANISENLSAAKSRIKDTDFAQETASLTKMQILQQASQTILSQANQRPQAALSLLG from the coding sequence ATGGCACTTTATGTAAATACTAACGTAAGTTCATTGAACGCACAAAGACAATTAATGCAATCTGGTAACGCACTAGATACATCATTCAAACGTCTATCATCAGGTTTTCGTATCAACAGCGCTGCTGATGATGCTGCAGGTCTACAAATTTCTGACCGTTTGAGCTCACAAATCAATGGTCTAAACCAGGGTAACCGAAACGCGAACGACGGCATTTCACTAGCGCAAACAGCAGAAGGTGCGATGGATGAAGTAACATCAATGTTCCAGCGTATTCGTACACTGGCACAACAAGCATCAAACGGCTCAAATACAGACGAAGATCGTTTGGCGATTCAAGAAGAGATTCGTTCACTATCTGAGGAAGTAAACCGAGTCGCTGCTGACACGACCTTTGGTGGTCAAAACTTACTGGATGGCAGTTACTCAGCAAACTTTCAGGTAGGTGCTGATGCGGTACAAACTATCGGTTTCAGTATGCAGAATGTTGCCGGTACAGCGAATGATATGCAGGCAAACGGCGGTTTTACACTGTCAGGTATCGCGGGTATCGCAAGTGGGGTAACAGGTGTAGCACTCAGTGCAACAACAGGAACTATCAGTACAAATATTGGTACTGAAGCTGACGCAAAAGTATTCTCAGATGTATTCACAGCTGGCGGCATCTCAGTATCTTCGCAAGCGAATGCTCAGGCTGTACTAGCTGGTATGGATAACTTGATTGCGGTAGTTGATAAGAAACGTGCAGAGTTAGGTGCGGTTCAAAACCGATTCCAATCAACAATTCGTAACCAAGCAAATATCTCTGAGAACTTGTCGGCTGCGAAATCACGTATCAAAGATACTGACTTCGCTCAGGAAACTGCAAGCTTAACAAAAATGCAAATCCTTCAACAGGCTAGCCAAACAATTCTAAGTCAGGCTAACCAACGTCCTCAGGCTGCTTTAAGTCTTCTAGGATAA